The genomic stretch TGCAGTGATGCCGGTGGTCGTGGCACTTAGCAGGTCTCGGTCGGTTTGATGGCACGCATGCGTTCCCGCTGAAAGAGCTGGTGAGGGCGGAGCGATCTGCCGAACCAAGCATCATTACTGACATTTACTAACTGCGCCTAAGGCAGAAGGTTTGTGACTTCGGCACCAAAGACCGCCTGTAGCAGATGAGTACCTTATGGGCAACCCCGCTGCATTCAGGGCATGCGCTTCCCGTCCTTTTTAAAATCGGCATAGGGGTACCGGGTGTTGGCAATTCCATTAGAAATGAAAAGGGGTGCTGTCTCTGAAGATGAGAGGTGGCTAGACCGCCTTTTCGGGCAATCATGGCTTTAACTTCTCCAATCGTAATGACCAAGGGGTGACCTTAACGCTGCGTATCACCAGCAATTAAGGTGAACTGAAGCGCATGATGTAAGTCTTTCGAAAGCAACGCACCACCGTAAAAAAGTGCATGACAGGGGCTTTGGTTAGCTGGCGTGACATAGGCTGAATTGTAAATATGAAGAGAACAACAGCCTCATATGTGCCATTATTCGGGCGTTGCTACAGATGACTCAGGGAATGGAGCTTGCTCGCTTTCGTCTGCTTGGTGACGCCTTTGCTCTTGCGTCCATAAGGTCTTGAGATAATTCACCACATCGCGGATCTCGGTGGGAGCCAAAATCTCCTGGTACGCTGGCATTGTTAGCCTATCAGTTTTATTCCAGGGGTCGCGCCAACCTTCAGCAATAATTCGGTAGAGCATGGCATCAGAGTGTTTCCAGGTATGGCCCTCTGGCCCATGCGGTGGAGCTGGCAACTCACCTAGAGCATTTTGCCCTTCCCAATTGGGCATGCCTTCGCCTTGTATACCGTGGCAACTGGCACAGTATTGTCGGTAAACTTTTTTTCCGTCTTCCAACCGAGACGCATCACTTGAAGAAGGGCGGTCCTCAGCCATGGCGTGCCCTGCAATATTTAACGTCAGCCATGAGGCAATGAAAAACCAGCGCTTACGCATCGGGATAAGCCCAGGATTGGCCTTCGTCTTCACTGTGCAAAAGCTCCCCTTTCTGATTTAAACCATAGAGCGTGCCTTTGGGAGAGAGGGTGAGCGCAACGAGCACTGTGCCGTCACCAGTTACTTGTTGCCACTCTTGTCCACCCGTTTCGCTACGCCATAGGCCCTGCTGAGTAGCCACATAGACTCGCTTTGGGTTGTCAAGGCTATATGCCACATCATAGACGCTGCCAGCATCAAGTTCTCCGGTCGGTCTCCAGCCGCAAAAGCAGTCCATCGATAGACGCACCGCATCGTCAGATACCGCGTAAAGCCAGCCGGTCTGCATGCTGCCTTCCATGTCCGAGTGAACGAGTCGGTTAACCTTTTGTGAAGGGCCGCTGTCCATTTTCTTCCAGGTGTTGCCAGCATCCTCGCTTTGGTAGATGCCGTTTTCGGCAATCACCGCATAAAGTGTTTCGTCCTGGCGGCGATGCACGGTTAGCGCAGTCACCTCCCGGCTAGGTAGGTTAGCGCTGAGCTCTTGCCAGGTTTCTCCATTGTCGGTGCTACGCTGCACCCCAATTGAGGTGCCTGCAATATAGAGCGTTTGCGAGTCAGTATAGGGAACCGATACCGCTAGCAACTGGCCTTCAGTCACGTCTTCGGGCAAGGGAATCGCATTCCAAGCCATGCCTTCGTCGGTACGCTGAAATAGCTGGTTGGCCTCAATCTTAAACAGGCGTTTGCCTGTTACGTCATAATGCAATGAAAGCAACCCTTCTTCGGTTGCCAAGGCCGTACTGGTGCTGCCAAGGCTGACTGCGACCAAACCTGCCAGCAAGAAGACACGTAAAAAACGACTCTTGATGTTGTACATTTCAATATTTCCTTAAATAACCATTAACCGATAACACCGAGGGCAGGGAAAGTGCGCAATAACCAATATGACAGCTCGGATAGTTTGCCAGTGATCATTAAGCTACCCATCAGAATCATGATCAATCCAGCCGCGATATGTATAAAGCGCCCCCAGCGGCGCAAGAACTGCTGGTGCTTTATGAAGCGATCAAGTGAAAGGGCACTTAGCATGAAGGGCACGCCCAGACCCAAAGAATAAACGCCGAGCAACGCCATCCCGCTCCAGGCGTTGGCCGTGGAGGCGCTGACGGTAAGAATGGCACCCAGAATTGGGCCAATGCAGGGGGTCCAGCCAAATGCAAACGCTAAACCAAGTAAGTAAGCTGCACTGCGGGTTCCACCGACGTCCTTCAGTCGACCCATAAACCGCCATTCTTGATGAAACCAGCGCCATGGCATGAGCCCGGTCATGAAGGCGCCAAACAGGACGACGATAAGGCCACCGACTAGGTTTGCTTCTTGGCGATACACCAGCAGCAGACGACCAATGGCAGTGGAGCTGGCTCCCAGCAACAAAAAAACGGTTGAAAAACCGAGCACGAACCATATCGACTGGGTTAACACCCGCAGACGTTCTCGTCTATCCGCTTCCTGTAATTGTCCGAGCGAGCGGCCGGTCATGAAAGAAAGATAGCCAGGCACAAGTGGCAAAACACAGGGCGAAATGAACGAGATCAGGCCTGCCAGAAAGGCAGTGACCAGTCCTATATTGGCTACTTCAAGCATTACCCTTTACCCATGGCTAGGCTTGGAATTTTGATGAGGACTGCTTGATTGACTCGCTTTGATCGACTAGTTGGCGAGTGGTAGGCGCTGTTCCGGCATGCACTTCTGAAGCGTCTTCTACCCGAGCCTGAACATTGGTAGCGTCGCTTTGCTCGGTCGCTTCACCTTTTTTGTCTTTGCACTTCATCATGCATAGGCCTAATCCGCACATAATGAGACATGGCAATAGGCTCAATAGTATAGGCGCGATGCCCAGCAAAACCAGGTTATCCCAGCCAAAAGCAAGGCCGCCAGCCACTGCCACGCCACCCAGCAACATCAGGCCGCGTTGCCCTGTCAACCGGCCTTGTAGCCCCGATTTTTGTTTGTTCTGTTGGGTTTTGTCGTCACAACAACTCATGGTGCTACCTCATTATCTGGTTGCAATCATTTCGGCAAGAAAGTCGATCATGTCTTGAGTGTTCCACTCGGCTTCCCCCACGAGGCGCCCAATTTCTTTGCCTTGGCGGTCAAGTAGAAGCGTCGTGGGAATACCTACGGCCCCAAGATCTGCGCTAGCCATTCCGGTTTTATCTATATAGGGAGCCAGATGTTCAATGCCTATCTCTTGATAGAATTCATTAACAATCTCGACCCCCTTACGGTCGATCGATAAGGCGACCACCTCAAAATCATCGCTGCCAAGCTCATCTTGCAGGGCATCTAAAGTGGGCATTTCCTCTCGGCAAGGCCCGCACCATGTTGCCCAGATGTTTAGTAGAATCAGCTTTCCTTCAAAGTCAGCCAACGTGAAAGGGGTACCGTCGCTATCCTCGAAGCTGATTTGTGCCACGTCGTTGGGGGTAGCCCAGAGAAGAAACCCCTGTGGCCCTGAGCTTTCTGACGGGGTGGCCATGGCAAGGGATGTGGCAGTCATCAGAAATACAGCTACGAGATATCCTGCCAGGATGGGGAGTTTCATCGCCGCACTATCCTTTAGTAAGTCGCGTAAATGTCGGGGCTCTCAGTCGGTTGCGAGGCGATGGCATAGACTTCCAACGGGCCACGCTTTTCTCCCGACATGCCCGGTGAGCCAAGCGGCATTCCCGGCACACTCAGCCCTATGATAGAGGGCTTTTCATCAAGCACTTGGGTCACGCTCTCAACAGGCACATGCCCTTCGAAGAGATAGTCCCCTACGACCGTGGTATGGCAGCCCTGCAGTTCTTCAGGGACGTTATACTCGGCTTTCATTTTAACAAGATCATGGGTGTCGATCGTCTCCACGTCGAAGCCGTTTTGTTCCAAATACTTGGCATATTCGGCACAACACCCGCAATTGGGATTTTTGTAGAGAGTCGCTGATATATCAGCCGCCAATCCCGATACGGGAAAAGCCAGCAAAGACGTAACGGCAAGCGCTTTCCAATGTTTCATATGTTGTGTGTCCGGTTAGATATCAGAGAGGAAGGTCCAAGCGACGCTATCCGCATGATGAAAAGGTTGCTTGCGTACAAGCAACCCTATCCGAGCCGCTTTAAGCGTCGTCGTTCTCATGCTGCATGTTTTCCATCATGGCGTTACATTTTTCCATCATGGACTTCATATCGCCCATCATGTCGTGCATACCCCCTGCTTGCATCATATTGCTATGCATGGCGTTGCCCTCCATCGGCTTCTGTTGATTCTCTTCTTGGGCAAGAAGCGAGCTAGCTCCGAAGCTGCTGGCAGCAACAATGGCAGTAAACAGGATCGCAGTATTACGTTTACGCATGACACTCTCCTCTGTGTGTGAGTCACTCTGCCAAACGCGCTGGTGGTAGGACTTGATTACGGTTTTTTATCCTGTGGCAGAAGTGCTTTTTTAAGATATCCTTAAAGCAGACTTTAAGGTCAAGGCCTCATTTTAAATTTCGTTATACAACCTAAATGTTTGTCATGAGCGCTCAGCTGAAGACTTGACCTTTGGGCAGCCTAACGGTTGTAAGCTGGCTACGAATAAACGAATGAGGATAAGCCAATGCGAGTCTCAGAGCTGGCTCAGACGGGAGGAGTAACGGCAGAAACGGTACGCCACTATACAAGGGAAGGGTTATTGCAACCGCACCGCGACCCGCGCAACGGTTATCAACTCTACGATGCAGAGTCCTTGGGGCGCCTACGTTTTATCGATTGCCTGCGTTCGCTGGGTGTTAGTCTTCCAGAGATCAAGCAAATATTATCTTGGGCGGATCAAGGCACTGCAGAGTTTATTGAACCAGTACCACTCGCCACTCAAAGGGGACGTCTTTACTTGCGGGCTCAAGAGTTCCAGGTGATAGCGCGCTGGATAGATAATATGAATCAAGACAAGATGACTGAAAGTTTCAGCCTGAAGGAGCTCATCGAATCGCTTGGATCTAGAAAATCAGACGTCGAGATTAATGATAAGCGAGGTCATCATTAATGTTGCGATGGGGTCATGGCACCGTGCGTATCCACCATCCCTATCATGGATTCCAAATACCAGAGTTGCCAGACGGCAAACGCAATAATTAGCAGCGCTGCTAGCGTACGAGTCGCAGGACTACGTATCCATATTGAGACGCGGCGCGCTGCCACACCGGTCGCTAGGACGGCAGGCAGGGTGCCGAGCCCGAAGGCCCCCATCATCGCGGCGGCACGCAATGGCTCGGCTACGGCCAGACTCCAGGCCAGCATCGAATAGATTAGCCCACAAGGCATCCAGCCCCATAGCGAGCCAAGTGCGAACGCTTGGGGCACTTTTACAACAGGCATCAAGCGACGTCCTATTGGTTCGATGCGGCGCCACAGAACGCGCCCTAGTGCCTCGATACGTAGCAAGCCCTTCCACCAGTTGGCGATATAAAGCGCCATCAGTATCAACATGACCGCCGCCAGGATACGCAATACCAGGGCGAAGCTGTCCAATGCATGGTTGAGCACGGAACCGAGCAGGGCCACCAAGGCACCCGCGATCATGTAGCTGCTGATACGGCCTAAATTATAGCCGAGCAACAGAGCTGCTAAACGGCTAGGTTGTCGCATGCTGGGGGGCACAGCAAAGGTCAGGGCACTCATGATGCCGCCACACATGCCGATACAGTGCGCGCCTCCCAGCAAGCCGAAGACGAAGGCCGCCGCCAGCGGCGGCAGGCTCAGGTCGGCGGGATTCATTTAAGGAGCGCCTTTGGTGCTATCCGCCGTACCAAGGGAGGGGCTGGTGGCGAAGGTCGCCGGAGGGGAGCCGTACGGTGAGATAAGTTCGACCTGTTCGGGTGGATAGCAAAGTCCTTGATCGGAACAGCCCTGAAAGGTCACCACGACGGCCAACGGTCCGATCACGGTCTCGCTCGCCTCGATGGGCGCACTCACCAACACCTGATTGTAGAAAACATTAATGTCCCCCAAAGATGCGTGCGACATTGGCTCACCAGGTGGCAAAGCCAGCTCTCCGAAATTGATACTTCGAGAGAGACTCTCAATCGCAAACTGATGCCGATGAAGGTAATAGTCTTCGGCGACGGTGAAACCGACATAAACCCGATCATCGTCTCGCCAAGCGGTGGTTCGGAAGGCTTCTGTAGCCGGTAGAAAGTCACGTTGCGTCGAACGGTTAAAAGGGGAGCTTTTGTCACCAACCCCAAATATCTCTTCACGTGCCGCTACCGGTGTGACTATAAAGAGTGCCACCATTAGAAAAGCGAAGACTTGTTTCATGAGTTTAACGCCGCCTTTGGCTTATCCACTGGCTGACGTCTGGACCAAGCGACCAGAGCAAAACCCGCTATGAGCATCGGTAGTGTCAACAGCTGCCCCATGGTCAACCAGCCAAAAGCGATGAATCCCAACTGAGGGTCTGGGAGGCGCACGAACTCCACGATGAAGCGAAAGGCTCCGTACAGAAGCAGGAACAACCCAGAGATGAGGCCTCGCTGACGCGGTCGGCGCGATAGCCACCACAGCACGGCAAACAACACGACACCTTCAAGGGCAAACTCGTAGAGAGCCGAAGGATGGCGTGGCTCTGGGCCCAGCTCCATCATGGATGGAAACACCATTGCCCAAGGTACATCACTAACTCTTCCCGGTAACTCGTGATTGATGAAGTTACCGAGGCGACCCGCTCCCAGGCCGATCGGGACTAACGGAGCAATGAAGTCAGTCAGTTGAATAAAAGCCAGTTGATGTTTGCGAGCAAACAGCCAGGCAGCCACTAATACACCGGCAAGGCCGCCATGAAAGCTCATGCCTCCTTCCCAGATTTTTAATAACCAAAGGGGGTTTGCTTGCAGTTGTTCGAGCCCGTAAAACAGCGCATAGCCAAGACGGCCGCCAACGATGATGCCGATGGCGCCGTAGAAGATCAGGTCGCCCATATCATCGTGGCTTAGGCCGAGTCGGTGGGCGCGACGCCGACCCAACCACCAAGCAGCGACTAGCCCGATGACATACATTAAGCCATACCAGTGGATCTGAAGAGGGCCTATGGCGATGGCGATCGGATCAAT from Halomonas meridiana encodes the following:
- a CDS encoding cytochrome c — translated: MKTKANPGLIPMRKRWFFIASWLTLNIAGHAMAEDRPSSSDASRLEDGKKVYRQYCASCHGIQGEGMPNWEGQNALGELPAPPHGPEGHTWKHSDAMLYRIIAEGWRDPWNKTDRLTMPAYQEILAPTEIRDVVNYLKTLWTQEQRRHQADESEQAPFPESSVATPE
- a CDS encoding VPS10 domain-containing protein; protein product: MYNIKSRFLRVFLLAGLVAVSLGSTSTALATEEGLLSLHYDVTGKRLFKIEANQLFQRTDEGMAWNAIPLPEDVTEGQLLAVSVPYTDSQTLYIAGTSIGVQRSTDNGETWQELSANLPSREVTALTVHRRQDETLYAVIAENGIYQSEDAGNTWKKMDSGPSQKVNRLVHSDMEGSMQTGWLYAVSDDAVRLSMDCFCGWRPTGELDAGSVYDVAYSLDNPKRVYVATQQGLWRSETGGQEWQQVTGDGTVLVALTLSPKGTLYGLNQKGELLHSEDEGQSWAYPDA
- a CDS encoding cytochrome c biogenesis CcdA family protein, which gives rise to MLEVANIGLVTAFLAGLISFISPCVLPLVPGYLSFMTGRSLGQLQEADRRERLRVLTQSIWFVLGFSTVFLLLGASSTAIGRLLLVYRQEANLVGGLIVVLFGAFMTGLMPWRWFHQEWRFMGRLKDVGGTRSAAYLLGLAFAFGWTPCIGPILGAILTVSASTANAWSGMALLGVYSLGLGVPFMLSALSLDRFIKHQQFLRRWGRFIHIAAGLIMILMGSLMITGKLSELSYWLLRTFPALGVIG
- a CDS encoding TlpA disulfide reductase family protein, whose product is MKLPILAGYLVAVFLMTATSLAMATPSESSGPQGFLLWATPNDVAQISFEDSDGTPFTLADFEGKLILLNIWATWCGPCREEMPTLDALQDELGSDDFEVVALSIDRKGVEIVNEFYQEIGIEHLAPYIDKTGMASADLGAVGIPTTLLLDRQGKEIGRLVGEAEWNTQDMIDFLAEMIATR
- a CDS encoding DUF411 domain-containing protein; the encoded protein is MKHWKALAVTSLLAFPVSGLAADISATLYKNPNCGCCAEYAKYLEQNGFDVETIDTHDLVKMKAEYNVPEELQGCHTTVVGDYLFEGHVPVESVTQVLDEKPSIIGLSVPGMPLGSPGMSGEKRGPLEVYAIASQPTESPDIYATY
- a CDS encoding MerR family transcriptional regulator encodes the protein MRVSELAQTGGVTAETVRHYTREGLLQPHRDPRNGYQLYDAESLGRLRFIDCLRSLGVSLPEIKQILSWADQGTAEFIEPVPLATQRGRLYLRAQEFQVIARWIDNMNQDKMTESFSLKELIESLGSRKSDVEINDKRGHH
- a CDS encoding sulfite exporter TauE/SafE family protein codes for the protein MNPADLSLPPLAAAFVFGLLGGAHCIGMCGGIMSALTFAVPPSMRQPSRLAALLLGYNLGRISSYMIAGALVALLGSVLNHALDSFALVLRILAAVMLILMALYIANWWKGLLRIEALGRVLWRRIEPIGRRLMPVVKVPQAFALGSLWGWMPCGLIYSMLAWSLAVAEPLRAAAMMGAFGLGTLPAVLATGVAARRVSIWIRSPATRTLAALLIIAFAVWQLWYLESMIGMVDTHGAMTPSQH
- a CDS encoding protein-disulfide reductase DsbD domain-containing protein, with translation MKQVFAFLMVALFIVTPVAAREEIFGVGDKSSPFNRSTQRDFLPATEAFRTTAWRDDDRVYVGFTVAEDYYLHRHQFAIESLSRSINFGELALPPGEPMSHASLGDINVFYNQVLVSAPIEASETVIGPLAVVVTFQGCSDQGLCYPPEQVELISPYGSPPATFATSPSLGTADSTKGAP
- the lgt gene encoding prolipoprotein diacylglyceryl transferase, whose translation is MLQYPQIDPIAIAIGPLQIHWYGLMYVIGLVAAWWLGRRRAHRLGLSHDDMGDLIFYGAIGIIVGGRLGYALFYGLEQLQANPLWLLKIWEGGMSFHGGLAGVLVAAWLFARKHQLAFIQLTDFIAPLVPIGLGAGRLGNFINHELPGRVSDVPWAMVFPSMMELGPEPRHPSALYEFALEGVVLFAVLWWLSRRPRQRGLISGLFLLLYGAFRFIVEFVRLPDPQLGFIAFGWLTMGQLLTLPMLIAGFALVAWSRRQPVDKPKAALNS